In one window of Arachis ipaensis cultivar K30076 chromosome B06, Araip1.1, whole genome shotgun sequence DNA:
- the LOC110263715 gene encoding uncharacterized protein LOC110263715 encodes MEEWKVDLLLQQYGLSFKGTLHDKKRPVIKAPPPIRPCPASLTLSLSQNTPHTTAISLRVSHLCASLSATLRSPPRLRASRRLICLVCAPPASARLRFLRAPRLRPYRPGRLGSAVDCLLCLHLLCREPVTLVLLLQCRGSVNLTTMHPTQEYECADMTYEYAYWRKRKENL; translated from the exons ATGGAGGAGTGGAAGGTGGATTTGCTTCTTCAACAATATGGGCTAAGCTTCAAAGGCACCCTTCATGACAAGAAG AGACCAGTAATTAAGGCGCCCCCTCCCATCCGGCCATGCCCGGCCTCGCTGACTCTCTCCCTCTCACAGAACACACCACACACAACGGCTATCAGCCTCAGGGTGTCTCACCTCTGTGCCTCACTCAGCGCCACCCTACGGTCGCCTCCTCGTCTCCGGGCCTCTCGCCGGCTCATCTGCCTCGTCTGTGCGCCGCCAGCCTCTGCTCGCCTGCGCTTCCTCCGCGCCCCTCGCCTCCGTCCGTATCGTCCCGGCCGTCTTGGCTCCGCCGTGGATTGCCTTCTCTGCCTCCACCTTCTCTGCCGTGAGCCCGTGACTTTGGTTCTGCTTCTGCAGTGTAGAG GTTCAGTGAATCTGACAACTATGCACCCAACACAAGAATATGAATGTGCAGATATGACCTATGAGTATGCATActggagaaagagaaaagaaaatttgtGA